A region of Arabidopsis thaliana chromosome 5, partial sequence DNA encodes the following proteins:
- the PRA1.B3 gene encoding prenylated RAB acceptor 1.B3, whose amino-acid sequence MVRVITRDHDVNTGNRLLQKKSIHSYGPLIHAPSSHPHAQSCVMMANPPTLPISDHSGGGSQSQQPVSTPAFRTFLSRLSSSIRQSLSQRRPWLELVDRSAISRPESLTDAYSRIRRNLPYFKVNYVTIVSLVLALSLLSHPFSLLVLLCLFCAWIFLYLFRPSDQPLVVLGRTFSDRETLGVLVILTIVVVFLTSVGSLLTSALMIGFGIVCLHGAFRVPEDLFLDDQEPANTGLLSFLSGAATSAAVAAASTPASGRV is encoded by the coding sequence ATGGTGAGGGTTATTACACGAGATCATGACGTTAACACGGGAAACAGGTTGCttcaaaagaaatcaattcaTTCGTACGGGCCTTTAATCCACGCGCCTTCTTCGCATCCCCACGCGCAGTCGTGTGTGATGATGGCTAATCCTCCAACGTTACCGATCTCAGACCATTCCGGTGGTGGTTCCCAATCTCAGCAACCCGTATCAACACCGGCGTTTCGCACGTTCCTCTCTCGCCTCTCGTCGTCAATCCGCCAAAGCCTATCGCAGCGGCGTCCATGGTTAGAACTCGTAGATCGAAGCGCAATTTCACGTCCAGAGTCTCTCACCGATGCGTATTCTCGGATCCGGAGGAATCTCCCTTACTTCAAGGTAAACTACGTGACGATCGTCTCCTTGGTGCTCGCGCTCTCGCTCCTCTCCcatcctttctctcttctcgtTCTCCTATGCCTCTTCTGCGCTTGGATCTTCCTCTACCTTTTCCGTCCGTCAGATCAACCTCTGGTCGTCCTCGGCCGTACGTTTTCAGATCGTGAGACGCTTGGTGTTTTGGTAATTTTGACAATCGTCGTCGTCTTTTTAACCAGCGTTGGGTCTTTATTGACCTCTGCTTTGATGATTGGTTTCGGAATCGTATGCTTACACGGCGCGTTTAGAGTCCCGGAGGATCTTTTCTTGGATGATCAAGAACCTGCTAACACCGGCTTATTGTCTTTCCTTAGCGGAGCCGCCACTTCCGCCGCAGTTGCCGCCGCATCAACTCCTGCGTCAGGTCGTGTTTGA
- the PRA1.B3 gene encoding prenylated RAB acceptor 1.B3 (prenylated RAB acceptor 1.B3 (PRA1.B3); CONTAINS InterPro DOMAIN/s: Prenylated rab acceptor PRA1 (InterPro:IPR004895); BEST Arabidopsis thaliana protein match is: prenylated RAB acceptor 1.B1 (TAIR:AT3G56110.2); Has 1807 Blast hits to 1807 proteins in 277 species: Archae - 0; Bacteria - 0; Metazoa - 736; Fungi - 347; Plants - 385; Viruses - 0; Other Eukaryotes - 339 (source: NCBI BLink).) produces the protein MMANPPTLPISDHSGGGSQSQQPVSTPAFRTFLSRLSSSIRQSLSQRRPWLELVDRSAISRPESLTDAYSRIRRNLPYFKVNYVTIVSLVLALSLLSHPFSLLVLLCLFCAWIFLYLFRPSDQPLVVLGRTFSDRETLGVLVILTIVVVFLTSVGSLLTSALMIGFGIVCLHGAFRVPEDLFLDDQEPANTGLLSFLSGAATSAAVAAASTPASGRV, from the coding sequence ATGATGGCTAATCCTCCAACGTTACCGATCTCAGACCATTCCGGTGGTGGTTCCCAATCTCAGCAACCCGTATCAACACCGGCGTTTCGCACGTTCCTCTCTCGCCTCTCGTCGTCAATCCGCCAAAGCCTATCGCAGCGGCGTCCATGGTTAGAACTCGTAGATCGAAGCGCAATTTCACGTCCAGAGTCTCTCACCGATGCGTATTCTCGGATCCGGAGGAATCTCCCTTACTTCAAGGTAAACTACGTGACGATCGTCTCCTTGGTGCTCGCGCTCTCGCTCCTCTCCcatcctttctctcttctcgtTCTCCTATGCCTCTTCTGCGCTTGGATCTTCCTCTACCTTTTCCGTCCGTCAGATCAACCTCTGGTCGTCCTCGGCCGTACGTTTTCAGATCGTGAGACGCTTGGTGTTTTGGTAATTTTGACAATCGTCGTCGTCTTTTTAACCAGCGTTGGGTCTTTATTGACCTCTGCTTTGATGATTGGTTTCGGAATCGTATGCTTACACGGCGCGTTTAGAGTCCCGGAGGATCTTTTCTTGGATGATCAAGAACCTGCTAACACCGGCTTATTGTCTTTCCTTAGCGGAGCCGCCACTTCCGCCGCAGTTGCCGCCGCATCAACTCCTGCGTCAGGTCGTGTTTGA
- a CDS encoding Heavy metal transport/detoxification superfamily protein (Heavy metal transport/detoxification superfamily protein; FUNCTIONS IN: metal ion binding; INVOLVED IN: metal ion transport; LOCATED IN: cellular_component unknown; CONTAINS InterPro DOMAIN/s: Heavy metal transport/detoxification protein (InterPro:IPR006121); BEST Arabidopsis thaliana protein match is: Heavy metal transport/detoxification superfamily protein (TAIR:AT5G19090.3); Has 886 Blast hits to 886 proteins in 42 species: Archae - 0; Bacteria - 0; Metazoa - 0; Fungi - 9; Plants - 876; Viruses - 0; Other Eukaryotes - 1 (source: NCBI BLink).) codes for MANVVELKVNLHCDECIRKILKAIKKIEDIEAYDVDTQLNKVTVTGNVTEEQVIRVLQKVRKAAVKWDQDNQTLFTN; via the exons ATGGCTAAT GTTGTGGAGCTAAAAGTGAATTTGCATTGTGATGAATGCATCAGGAAAATACTTAAAGCCATCAAGAAAATTGAAG ATATAGAAGCATACGATGTGGACACACAGCTCAACAAAGTGACAGTCACAGGGAATGTAACAGAGGAACaagtgattagggttcttcaaAAGGTGAGGAAAGCTGCTGTTAAATGGGACCAAGACAATCAAACCCTCTTTACCAACTAG
- a CDS encoding Cytochrome b-c1 complex, subunit 8 protein (Cytochrome b-c1 complex, subunit 8 protein; CONTAINS InterPro DOMAIN/s: Cytochrome b-c1 complex, subunit 8 (InterPro:IPR020101); BEST Arabidopsis thaliana protein match is: Cytochrome b-c1 complex, subunit 8 protein (TAIR:AT3G10860.1); Has 1807 Blast hits to 1807 proteins in 277 species: Archae - 0; Bacteria - 0; Metazoa - 736; Fungi - 347; Plants - 385; Viruses - 0; Other Eukaryotes - 339 (source: NCBI BLink).) — protein MGKQPVKLKAVVYALSPFQQKIMTGLWKDLPEKIHHKVSENWISTILLVAPVVGTYSYAQYFKEQEKLEHRF, from the exons ATGGGAAAGCAGCCGGTGAAATTGAAGGCGGTGGTTTACGCGTTATCGCCGTTTCAGCAGAAGATCATGACGGGTCTTTGGAAGGATCTTCCGGAGAAGATTCACCACAAGGTCTCAGAGAATTGGATCAGTACTATTCTCCTCGTCGCTCCTGTCGTCGGAACCTACTC GTATGCTCAGTACTTCAAAGAACAAGAGAAGCTGGAGCACAGGTTCTAA
- the PRA1.B3 gene encoding prenylated RAB acceptor 1.B3, producing the protein MGLFFMNLLKSTWTVEMLRCRERSMVRVITRDHDVNTGNRLLQKKSIHSYGPLIHAPSSHPHAQSCVMMANPPTLPISDHSGGGSQSQQPVSTPAFRTFLSRLSSSIRQSLSQRRPWLELVDRSAISRPESLTDAYSRIRRNLPYFKVNYVTIVSLVLALSLLSHPFSLLVLLCLFCAWIFLYLFRPSDQPLVVLGRTFSDRETLGVLVILTIVVVFLTSVGSLLTSALMIGFGIVCLHGAFRVPEDLFLDDQEPANTGLLSFLSGAATSAAVAAASTPASGRV; encoded by the coding sequence ATGGGCCTTTTCTTTATGAATTTGCTAAAATCCACGTGGACGGTAGAGATGCTACGATGCAGAGAGCGGTCTATGGTGAGGGTTATTACACGAGATCATGACGTTAACACGGGAAACAGGTTGCttcaaaagaaatcaattcaTTCGTACGGGCCTTTAATCCACGCGCCTTCTTCGCATCCCCACGCGCAGTCGTGTGTGATGATGGCTAATCCTCCAACGTTACCGATCTCAGACCATTCCGGTGGTGGTTCCCAATCTCAGCAACCCGTATCAACACCGGCGTTTCGCACGTTCCTCTCTCGCCTCTCGTCGTCAATCCGCCAAAGCCTATCGCAGCGGCGTCCATGGTTAGAACTCGTAGATCGAAGCGCAATTTCACGTCCAGAGTCTCTCACCGATGCGTATTCTCGGATCCGGAGGAATCTCCCTTACTTCAAGGTAAACTACGTGACGATCGTCTCCTTGGTGCTCGCGCTCTCGCTCCTCTCCcatcctttctctcttctcgtTCTCCTATGCCTCTTCTGCGCTTGGATCTTCCTCTACCTTTTCCGTCCGTCAGATCAACCTCTGGTCGTCCTCGGCCGTACGTTTTCAGATCGTGAGACGCTTGGTGTTTTGGTAATTTTGACAATCGTCGTCGTCTTTTTAACCAGCGTTGGGTCTTTATTGACCTCTGCTTTGATGATTGGTTTCGGAATCGTATGCTTACACGGCGCGTTTAGAGTCCCGGAGGATCTTTTCTTGGATGATCAAGAACCTGCTAACACCGGCTTATTGTCTTTCCTTAGCGGAGCCGCCACTTCCGCCGCAGTTGCCGCCGCATCAACTCCTGCGTCAGGTCGTGTTTGA
- the PRA1.B3 gene encoding prenylated RAB acceptor 1.B3: MLRCRERSMVRVITRDHDVNTGNRLLQKKSIHSYGPLIHAPSSHPHAQSCVMMANPPTLPISDHSGGGSQSQQPVSTPAFRTFLSRLSSSIRQSLSQRRPWLELVDRSAISRPESLTDAYSRIRRNLPYFKVNYVTIVSLVLALSLLSHPFSLLVLLCLFCAWIFLYLFRPSDQPLVVLGRTFSDRETLGVLVILTIVVVFLTSVGSLLTSALMIGFGIVCLHGAFRVPEDLFLDDQEPANTGLLSFLSGAATSAAVAAASTPASGRV, encoded by the coding sequence ATGCTACGATGCAGAGAGCGGTCTATGGTGAGGGTTATTACACGAGATCATGACGTTAACACGGGAAACAGGTTGCttcaaaagaaatcaattcaTTCGTACGGGCCTTTAATCCACGCGCCTTCTTCGCATCCCCACGCGCAGTCGTGTGTGATGATGGCTAATCCTCCAACGTTACCGATCTCAGACCATTCCGGTGGTGGTTCCCAATCTCAGCAACCCGTATCAACACCGGCGTTTCGCACGTTCCTCTCTCGCCTCTCGTCGTCAATCCGCCAAAGCCTATCGCAGCGGCGTCCATGGTTAGAACTCGTAGATCGAAGCGCAATTTCACGTCCAGAGTCTCTCACCGATGCGTATTCTCGGATCCGGAGGAATCTCCCTTACTTCAAGGTAAACTACGTGACGATCGTCTCCTTGGTGCTCGCGCTCTCGCTCCTCTCCcatcctttctctcttctcgtTCTCCTATGCCTCTTCTGCGCTTGGATCTTCCTCTACCTTTTCCGTCCGTCAGATCAACCTCTGGTCGTCCTCGGCCGTACGTTTTCAGATCGTGAGACGCTTGGTGTTTTGGTAATTTTGACAATCGTCGTCGTCTTTTTAACCAGCGTTGGGTCTTTATTGACCTCTGCTTTGATGATTGGTTTCGGAATCGTATGCTTACACGGCGCGTTTAGAGTCCCGGAGGATCTTTTCTTGGATGATCAAGAACCTGCTAACACCGGCTTATTGTCTTTCCTTAGCGGAGCCGCCACTTCCGCCGCAGTTGCCGCCGCATCAACTCCTGCGTCAGGTCGTGTTTGA